A stretch of the Rosa rugosa chromosome 5, drRosRugo1.1, whole genome shotgun sequence genome encodes the following:
- the LOC133711235 gene encoding uncharacterized protein LOC133711235 produces MIKKIYLYEVSRFVHRFPNSYLCLGSEPLYKRSRLDSLFLTAPKNLSPQYRQAKVRTIANRISRKEVTSGICKFFYHAGVPLQAANSIYFHKMLELVGQYGPGVVAPTSQLISGRCLQEEIATIKNYLAEYKSSWAITGCSIMADSWLDAEGRTLINFLASGPNGVYFVPSVDATEIVKDASELFELLDKVVEEMGEENVVQVITPNIPSYKAAGKMLEEKRKNLFWTPCATNCIDQILKHLSDMPSVAECIKKSQKITNLIYSQIWLLNFMKNGFTQGKELLRPSITQFASSFATLQSLVDHRIGLRKMFRSNKWISSHCSRAREAKEVANIVSDAGFWKNLQVVRNSVDPMMQVLQKVESGECLSVSSIYNDMSTTSLAIKSIYGEHEPNCEPIWDAIQNHWDSLNHPVFVAAYFLNPSYRYRPDFMAVGETPTVSIIVYNKSTMIETQKALFRYGTNPSFSI; encoded by the exons atgataaaaaaaatatacttgTATGAAGTATCAAGATTTGTGCATAGATTTCCCAACTCCTATTTGTGCCTTGGTTCTGAGCCATTATACAAACGATCAAGGCTAGATTCCCTTTTCTTGACTGCACCTAAGAATTTGTCACCGCAATATAGACAAGCAAAGGTCAGAACAATTGCAAACAGAATATCCCGCAAGGAAGTTACTTCTGGAATTTGCAAATTCTTTTACCATGCAGGAGTTCCTCTACAAGCGGCAAACTCCATATACTTCCATAAGATGCTTGAATTGGTTGGCCAATATGGGCCAGGTGTGGTAGCACCTACAAGCCAATTAATATCAGGTCGGTGTCTGCAGGAAGAAATTGCAACCATCAAAAACTACCTTGCTGAGTATAAGTCATCCTGGGCAATCACTGGTTGTTCTATAATGGCAGACAGTTGGCTAGACGCAGAGGGTAGAACACTGATCAATTTTTTAGCTTCTGGTCCAAATGGTGTATACTTTGTTCCTTCAGTTGATGCCACTGAAATAGTTAAAGATGCTTCAGAATTGTTTGAGCTGCTCGACAAAGTGGTTGAAGAGATGGGAGAGGAAAATGTAGTTCAG GTAATCACTCCAAATATTCCAAGTTATAAAGCTGCTGGGAAGATGCTTGAGGAGAAGAGAAAGAATTTGTTCTGGACTCCATGTGCCACCAATTGTATTGATCAAATTCTTAAACATTTGTCAGATATGCCTAGTGTAGCAGAGTGCATTAAGAAGAGCCAAAAGATTACAAACCTCATCTACAGCCAAATTTGGTTGTTAAATTTTATGAAGAATGGCTTTACTCAGGGGAAGGAACTTTTGAGGCCTTCCATTACCCAGTTTGCCTCTAGCTTTGCTACCTTACAAAGCTTGGTGGACCATAGGATTGGTCTTAGAAAAATGTTTCGATCAAACAAATGGATTTCATCTCATTGCTCCAGAGCACGTGAGGCGAAAGAGGTGGCAAATATTGTATCAGACGCAGGATTTTGGAAGAATTTACAGGTTGTTAGGAATTCTGTGGACCCAATGATGCAAGTTCTTCAAAAGGTTGAGAGTGGTGAGTGCTTGTCAGTGTCGTCTATCTACAATGATATGTCCACTACAAGTCTTGCAATCAAATCCATTTATGGTGAACATGAGCCAAACTGCGAACCAATTTGGGATGCCATCCAAAATCATTGGGACTCGTTAAACCACCCTGTATTTGTGGCAGCTTACTTCTTAAATCCATCTTATAGATATCGACCTGATTTTATGGCGGTAGGAGAAACACCGACTGTTTCAATCATAGTTTATAATAAATCAACTATGATTGAAACTCAAAAAGCTTTGTTTAGATATGGAACCAATCCAAGTTTTTCAATTTAG